One Mercurialis annua linkage group LG3, ddMerAnnu1.2, whole genome shotgun sequence DNA window includes the following coding sequences:
- the LOC126672493 gene encoding uncharacterized protein LOC126672493: protein MDTDRSWMYRRLQGGLLYPGFTERVQEFVNFALHHPACMSGPQIKCPCPKTRCKNTSYRDVETVKLHILQKGFVADYQVWVFHGEGNVLNPRPVAQLPEYDVDMENEGGDDFSSVQRMVIDATEPVFLGNSKHSPLSAAVKMLDIKCRHSGSVALVDDVTEFIQELLPEENKMPKNFAEIKKMVRGLGLPVKVIDCCLRNCMIYWGSDADLTRCKICDHERWKPPPKGNSVKRRVNVPYRKMFYFPITPRLQRLYASKATAKHMTWHAEHEMVDGKMCHPSDSPAWKHFSELHTEFAEEVRNIRLGLCTDGFQPFGAFGQNYSSWPVILTPYNLPPWMCMKNEFMFLTVIVPGPRNPKHQMDIFLQPLIAELNHLWEFGVRTFDVHRRQNFQLKAALMWTINDFPAYSMLSGWSTSGRLACPHCMENTDAFTLKGSRKQSWFDCHRKFLPRGHIYRRNTTDFRKGKTVNKEFSRTKTGEELLAEVDHLGFMKAYEIGAGTNNAAKSTDYGWNKKSIFWDLPYWKTNLIHHNLDVMHIEKNVFDNIFNTVLNVPGKTKDHAKSREELNDICDRPELAKDPITGRFPKALYALDKDGK from the exons ATGGATACAGAccgaagttggatgtatagaCGGCTCCAGGGCGGGTTGCTATACCCAGGCTTTACCGAGCGCGTGCAAGAGTTTGTTAATTTCGCTTTACACCATCCCGCGTGTATGAGTGGGCCCCAGATTAAATGCCCTTGCCCTAAGACAAgatgtaaaaatacgagttatCGAGACGTCGAAACGGTGAAACTACACATTCTGCAGAAAGGGTTTGTGGCAGATTATCAAGTGTGGGTTTTTCATGGggagggaaatgttttaaatccccGTCCCGTTGCACAGCTACCGGAGTATGACGTTGACATGGAAAATGAGGGGGGAGACGACTTCAGCTCcgttcagagaatggttatcgatgctacag AACCTGTATTCCTCGGTAATAGCAAACACTCTCCGTTATCTGCGGCTGTTAAAATGTTGGACATCAAATGTCGTCACAGTGGCTCAGTAGCTTTAGTAGATGATGTGACCGAATTTATACAAGAGCTACTCCCAGAGGAGAACAAGATGCCAAAGAACTTTGCCGAAATAAAGAAGATGGTTAGAGGTCTTGGGTTGCCGGTCAAAGTTATCGATTGCTGTTTGCGCAACTGCATGATTTACTGGGGGTCAGACGCGGATTTAACGCGATGTAAAATTTGCGATCACGAACGGTGGAAACCGCCCCCTAAAGGAAATTCTGTGAAAAGACGAGTTAACGTCCCTtataggaaaatgttttattttcctataactccgAGACTGCAGAGACTGTACGCTTCTAAAGCCACCGCcaagcatatgacgtggcacgcagaACACGAAATGGTTGATGGAAAGATGTGTCACCCGTCAGACTCCCCAGCATGGAAACATTTTAGTGAATTGCATACAGAGTTTGCGGAAGAAGTTCGAAATATTAGACTAGGCCTGTgtactgatgggtttcaaccatttggggCCTTCGGGCAGAATTATTCATCATGGCCAGTAATTTTGACACCCTACAATCTCCCCCCATGGATGTGTATGAAAaatgagttcatgtttttaactgttattgTCCCTGGGCCTCGAAATCCTAAACATCAAATGGATATTTTCCTGCAGCCGTTGATAGCTGAGCTGAACCACTTGTGGGAATTTGGAGTCCGGACATTTGACGTGCACAGGCGACAAAATTTCCAATTGAAAGCGGCACTTATGTGGACGATTAATGATTTTCCCGCTTATTCTATGTTATCTGGCTGGAGCACATCTGGGAGACTAGCTTGCCCACACTGCATGGAAAATACAGATGCTTTCACGCTTAAAGGGAGTAGAAAACAGTCGTGGTTTGATTGTCACAGGAAGTTCTTGCCTCGTGGTCACATATACCGGCGTAATACCACTGATTTCCGAAAAGGAAAAACCGTAAATAAAGAATTCAGTCGGACGAAAACCGGTGAAGAATTGTTGGCAGAGGTGGACCATTTGGGGTTTATGAAGGCATATGAAATTGGGGCTGGGACAAATAATGCGGCGAAGTCGACAGATTatggttggaataaaaaaagcatCTTCTGGGATTTGCCGTATTGGAAAACGAATCTCATTCatcacaatctcgatgtcatgcacattgagaaaaatgtattCGACAACATTTTCAATACTGTACTAAATGTTCCCGGGAAAACAAAGGACCATGCAAAATCTAGAGAAGAGTTGAATGACATATGTGATCGGCCTGAGTTAGCAAAAGACCCGATTACTGGGAGATTTCCTAAGGCGCTGTATGCTTTGGATAAGGACGGAAAATAA
- the LOC126672494 gene encoding uncharacterized protein LOC126672494, giving the protein MEKMCLAMVWLTKKLRHYFMNYQIDVVLKIDPMRYLYRTPPLIGKLGRWLLLLSEFDIQYIPKKVIKGRAVADFLAQNPVDDSEVIDFSFPDEDIRQIDIGKWKMYFDGAANKSGAGIGVILVSPEGEWMPLSKRLDFWATNNMSEYEAFIFGLESLISIGIKHAEFFGDSSLVIKQVGKEWEIKEEKLKPYLQYTEVLKTHFDVAEFKYIPREENQIADAFSWISFSMGRSWKIVCQATSNDKHYPVDATTKDRNLIQKLAQQFFLLHGKLYKRHHDLHLLCIDEEKAKQLMEEVHSGVCGPHMNGKELSRKIM; this is encoded by the exons ATGGAGAAAATGTGTCTGGCAATGGTGTGGCTCACTAAAAAATTAAGACACTATTTTATGAATTACCAAATTGATGTGGTGTTAAAAATTGATCCCATGCGATATTTATACAGAACTCCACCCCTGATAGGAAAGCTTGGGAGGTGGTTACTTCTACTGTCGGAATTTGATATACAATACATACCCAAGAAGGTAATTAAGGGGAGAGCTGTGGCTGACTTCCTAGCACAAAATCCAGTAGATGATAGTGAAGTAATTGACTTTTCCTTCCCAGATGAAGACATTAGACAAATAGATATTGGAAAGTGGAAAATGTACTTCGATGGTGCTGCAAATAAAAGTGGAGCTGGTATTGGCGTCATTTTGGTTTCCCCAGAAGGTGAATGGATGCCATTATCCAAAAGGCTTGATTTTTGGGCCACCAACAACATGTCTGAATACGAAGCTTTTATTTTTGGATTGGAATCATTGATATCAATAGGAATCAAACATGCAGAATTTTTTGGAGATTCCAGTCTAGTAATAAAACAAGTGGGAAAGGAGTgggaaataaaagaagaaaaattaaaaccctATCTCCAATATACTGAAGTTCTCAAGACACATTTTGATGTAGCTGAATTCAAATATATCCCTAGGGAAGAAAACCAGATAGCTGATGCTTTTAGCTGGATTAGCTTCAGTATGGGACGATCTTGGAAGATTGTTTGTCAAGCCACTAGTAATG ATAAACATTATCCAGTAGATGCTACCACAAAGGATAGAAATTTGATTCAGAAATTGGCTCAACAATTTTTCTTATTACATGGAAAACTATATAAACGTCATCATGACTTACACCTGTTGTGCATAGATGAAGAAAAAGCCAAACAACTTATGGAGGAAGTTCATTCGGGTGTTTGTGGACCTCATATGAACGGTAAGGAATTATCTCGTAAAATCATGTGA
- the LOC126672495 gene encoding uncharacterized protein LOC126672495, which translates to MDDNDVFLSKFNAINANFVYLFDVFPDGSICALDYFHSIFHINSMEHISFNLGTIENPREILLGGNCTPEFRERHERILKEKEIAFAWTYEDMPGIDRDIAQHYIPTHDHVKPVKQKIRRMKPEWAQKVKNEVEKQIKEGFLEVIDYPEWLANIVLVPKKNGKVRMCVDYRDLNKASPKDDFPLPHIDVLVDSAAEMLWYACCDGFSGYNQILTAQIHKAKTSFITEWGTFCYKVMSFGLKNTGATDQQAVTTLFHDMMHKEVEIYVDDMVVKAKSEEEYFEALEKFLDRVIKYNLRLNPKKCIFGVGSCKLLGYVVSQRGIKIDPDKEKAIKEMPAPKTETEVRGFLGRLQYISRFIAKLTTVCGPIFKLLRKNQPMIWTKQCQEAFDKIKDYLSNPPILKPPKSRKPLTLYLSIEDQEMGAMLGQEDVGYVEHAVYYLRKLGRWLLLLSEFDIQYIPKKVIKGRAVADFLAQNPVDDSEVIDFSFRDEDIRLIDIGKWKMYFDGAANKSGAGIGVILVSPEGEWMPLSKRLFWATNNMSEYEACIFGLESLISIRIKHAEIFGDSSLVIKQVRKEWEIKEEKLKPYLQYIEVLKTHFDVAEFKYIPREENQIADALAGLASVWDDPGRLFVKPLVMVRSKVPCFQGARILDITQDEKPWFHDILRFMQDKHYPVDATTKDRNLIQKLAQQFFLLHGKLYKRHHDLHLLCIDEETTKQLMEEVHSGVCGPHLNGKELSRKIMR; encoded by the exons ATGGATGACAATGATGTATTCCTTTCCAAGTTTAATGCAATAAACGCAAACTTCGTTTATTTGTTTGATGTTTTTCCTGATGGAAGCATTTGCGCATTAGATTATTTTCATAGCATATTTCATATCAATTCTATGGAACACATTTCATTTAatttgggtacaattgaaaatccTAGGGAAATACTCTTAGGTGGCAATTGCACTCCTGAATTTAGAGAGAGACATGagagaattttaaaagaaaaagaaatagctTTTGCATGGACTTATGAAGATATGCCAGGAATAGATCGAGATATTGCTCAACATTACATTCCAACACATGACCATGTTAAACCAGTCAAACAAAAGATTAGGCGTATGAAACCAGAGTGggcacaaaaagttaaaaatgaagtagaaaaacaaataaaagaaggTTTTCTTGAAGTGATCGATTATCCAGAGTGGCTAGCCAATATTGTTCTGGTACCTAAAAAGAATGGAAAAGTTAGGATGTGTGTGGATTATAGGGACCTCAATAAAGCCTCTCCAAAGGATGATTTTCCATTGCCTCACATTGATGTTCTGGTTGACTCAGCTGCAGAAATGTTGTGGTACGCTTGTTGTGATGGTTTTTCAGGTTACAATCAAATACTAACTGCCCAAATCCATAAAGCCAAGACATCATTCATTACTGAATGGGGAACATTTTGCTACAAAGTTATGTCGTTTGGATTAAAGAATACAGGAGCCACTGACCAACAGGCTGTGACGACTCTATTTCATGATATGATGCATAAAGAAGTGGAGATTTATGTCGATGATATGGTAGTAAAAGCAAAGTCTGAAGAGGAATACTTTGAAGCCCTTGAAAAGTTTTTAGATAGGGTTATCAAATACAACCTTAGACTAAATCCCAaaaagtgtatttttggtgtggGATCTTGTAAATTATTGGGATATGTGGTGAGCCAAAGAGGAATAAAGATTGATCCCGATAAAGAAAAAGCTATAAAAGAAATGCCGGCCCCAAAGACGGAAACTGAGGTTAGAGGATTTCTAGGAAGATTGCAATATATCAGCAGATTTATAGCCAAATTAACAACCGTGTGTGGTCCAATTTTCAAATTGCTAAGAAAGAATCAGCCAATGATATGGACAAAACAGTGTCAAGAAGCATTCGACAAGATCAAAGACTATTTGTCTAATCCTCCGATCCTAAAGCCTCCTAAATCACGAAAACCTTTGACGTTGTATCTTTCTATAGAGGATCAAGAAATGGGAGCTATGCTAGGACAAGAAGACGTGGGATATGTGGAGCATGCCGTATATTATCTCA GAAAGCTTGGGAGGTGGTTACTTCTACTGTCCGAATTTGATATACAATACATACCCAAGAAGGTAATTAAGGGGAGAGCTGTAGCTGACTTCCTAGCGCAAAATCCAGTAGATGATAGTGAAGTAATTGACTTTTCCTTCCGAGATGAAGACATTAGACTAATAGATATTGGAAAGTGGAAAATGTACTTCGATGGTGCAGCAAATAAAAGTGGAGCTGGTATTGGCGTCATTTTGGTTTCCCCAGAAGGTGAATGGATGCCATTATCCAAAAGGCTATTTTGGGCCACCAACAACATGTCTGAATACGAAGCTTGTATTTTTGGATTGGAATCATTGATATCAATTAGAATCAAACATGCAGAAATTTTTGGAGATTCCAGTCTAGTAATAAAACAAGTGAGAAAGGAGTgggaaataaaagaagaaaaattaaaaccctATCTCCAATATATTGAAGTTCTCAAGACACATTTTGATGTAGCTGAATTCAAATATATCCCTAGGGAAGAAAACCAGATAGCTGATGCTTTAGCTGGATTAGCTTCAGTATGGGACGATCCTGGAAGATTGTTTGTCAAGCCACTAGTAATGGTAAGGAGTAAGGTTCCATGCTTTCAAGGTGCACGAATATTAGACATCACGCAAGATGAAAAGCCTTGGTTTCATGATATTTTGAGGTTCATGCAAGATAAACATTATCCAGTAGATGCTACCACAAAGGATAGAAATTTGATTCAGAAATTGGCTCAACAATTTTTCTTATTACATGGAAAACTATATAAACGTCATCATGACTTACACCTGTTGTGCATAGATGAAGAAACAACCAAACAACTTATGGAGGAAGTTCATTCGGGTGTTTGTGGACCTCATTTGAACGGTAAGGAATTATCTCGTAAAATCATGCGATAA